A genomic region of Lysinibacillus sp. 2017 contains the following coding sequences:
- a CDS encoding 5'-nucleotidase C-terminal domain-containing protein produces MILFLGNGLFIKQLPAHAEENEVNITLLATSDIHGRFMPWDYAIDGPNVTGSLTQLYTIIKQVRAESPNTILLDNGDLIQDNSAELFNDQPLSPMTQAINEMGYEAWTFGNHEFNFGLDVLDKVSSQFKGPRLAGNVYKENGERFLPAYTIIERDGVKVGVIGMVTPLITQYEKGTDHLKGLVVKDPVEETKKAVKELEGKVDVMIGLLHMGLENENGNPGTGVMDIANEVPELAAIFAGHNHVLINKEDVNGVLVTEPAKYGTHISRIDLTFSKEGDKLTLKGKDASTIPVKAEDGTMVKSDEELEKILQPYHEFARADANVVVAQLKGTNLVQANEIEGIPAVQVQETPLSDFFHEVMLHYSKADVVAHQIDNDKASLNIGPIKKKDIAYNYQFAGGEVSVYEVTGKDLKDYMEWAVGYFNSTRDGDVTVSFDKTRRASKYSTNDFFGNVKYDIDLSEAPGKRIKNLTKLDGTPIKAEDHLTLGMNAYRMDFLLSKGQALEGRKFNMIWSSKDESAYGETGGTIRNLAIRYLKDEKKGEYKPTIQSNWKIVGVDTKSPARKAVVELVNKGILAVPTTEDGKYTNIASINVKDAITKQEINALSTKANVDPAQFVKVKTTGEFYLALVEALNKPAVPNNEEKPATPAVPTDKPAKPEVSKDKPAKPATPNKTDKPVKPAALKGKVKAYQLNVRSKAANSGKVLGAISKNKEIEILGKEKGWYVISYKGKKGYVYSRYINLLK; encoded by the coding sequence GTGATTTTATTTTTAGGGAATGGGCTTTTTATCAAACAGCTCCCTGCACATGCAGAAGAAAATGAGGTGAATATAACACTTCTAGCTACTTCTGATATTCATGGTCGATTTATGCCATGGGATTATGCGATAGATGGACCGAATGTAACTGGGAGCCTAACGCAATTATATACAATTATCAAGCAGGTGCGTGCGGAGAGTCCAAATACTATTTTATTGGATAATGGAGACTTGATACAGGACAATTCTGCAGAGCTATTCAACGATCAACCACTATCTCCTATGACTCAAGCGATTAATGAGATGGGCTATGAGGCATGGACTTTTGGTAATCATGAATTTAACTTTGGTTTAGATGTTTTGGACAAGGTTTCTAGTCAATTCAAAGGACCTCGACTAGCAGGTAACGTATACAAGGAAAATGGGGAACGTTTTTTACCTGCCTATACCATTATCGAACGTGATGGAGTAAAGGTTGGAGTAATAGGAATGGTTACGCCATTAATCACACAATATGAAAAAGGTACGGATCATCTTAAGGGTCTAGTAGTCAAGGATCCTGTAGAAGAAACGAAAAAAGCGGTGAAAGAGCTAGAAGGTAAAGTAGATGTAATGATTGGTCTTTTACATATGGGTCTTGAAAATGAAAATGGTAATCCTGGAACAGGTGTAATGGACATTGCCAACGAAGTACCTGAGCTTGCAGCAATCTTTGCAGGACATAATCATGTGTTGATAAATAAGGAAGATGTAAATGGAGTTCTAGTTACCGAGCCAGCAAAATACGGTACACATATTTCACGAATTGATCTTACCTTCTCTAAAGAAGGAGATAAGTTAACGCTGAAGGGCAAGGACGCTTCTACCATCCCCGTGAAAGCGGAAGATGGAACTATGGTAAAATCTGATGAAGAACTGGAAAAAATATTACAGCCTTATCATGAATTTGCCCGTGCAGATGCTAATGTGGTGGTCGCTCAATTAAAAGGGACAAACCTTGTACAAGCAAATGAAATAGAAGGTATCCCAGCAGTACAAGTCCAAGAAACACCTCTGTCTGACTTTTTCCATGAAGTGATGCTTCATTATAGTAAGGCAGATGTGGTAGCGCACCAGATTGACAATGACAAAGCCTCTTTAAATATTGGACCTATAAAGAAAAAAGACATTGCTTACAACTACCAGTTTGCTGGAGGGGAAGTTTCTGTCTATGAAGTAACAGGAAAAGATTTAAAAGATTATATGGAATGGGCAGTTGGCTATTTTAATAGTACGCGTGATGGAGACGTGACAGTAAGCTTTGATAAAACTCGTCGTGCATCCAAATACAGTACAAATGACTTCTTCGGAAATGTGAAATACGATATCGACTTATCCGAGGCACCAGGAAAACGTATTAAAAACCTTACAAAGCTAGACGGAACTCCGATTAAAGCAGAGGATCATTTAACGCTAGGGATGAATGCATATAGAATGGACTTCCTTCTATCTAAAGGACAAGCGTTAGAAGGGCGTAAATTCAATATGATCTGGTCCTCGAAAGATGAAAGTGCCTATGGCGAAACGGGTGGTACCATTCGCAATCTTGCCATTAGATACTTAAAGGACGAAAAGAAGGGCGAATATAAACCAACGATTCAAAGCAACTGGAAAATTGTCGGAGTAGATACAAAATCTCCAGCACGTAAAGCAGTTGTAGAACTAGTCAATAAAGGTATTCTAGCAGTACCTACTACAGAAGATGGAAAGTACACTAATATCGCATCTATCAATGTAAAAGATGCTATTACAAAACAAGAAATCAACGCATTATCAACAAAAGCGAATGTCGATCCTGCTCAATTTGTAAAAGTTAAAACAACAGGTGAATTTTATTTAGCTTTGGTTGAAGCATTAAATAAACCAGCAGTACCAAACAATGAAGAAAAGCCGGCTACACCAGCAGTGCCAACTGATAAACCAGCGAAGCCAGAAGTTTCAAAGGATAAGCCTGCTAAGCCAGCAACACCGAACAAGACCGACAAACCAGTTAAACCAGCAGCATTAAAAGGAAAAGTAAAAGCTTATCAATTGAACGTTCGCTCAAAAGCTGCCAACAGTGGGAAAGTGTTAGGCGCTATTTCTAAAAACAAAGAAATCGAAATTCTTGGCAAAGAAAAAGGCTGGTATGTCATTTCCTACAAAGGGAAAAAAGGTTATGTGTACAGTCGTTACATTAACTTACTAAAATAA
- a CDS encoding sigma-70 family RNA polymerase sigma factor — protein MDQYIQQALAGDEIAIGHLTTMHKPRLFAKAYTYMKNKQDAEDIVQETFIKAFGALAQLKEPKYFATWLYKILIRESFFAMKKKERTKLLELEIMEQLQLLDQEKSEDYSELHNAIASLKKDYQTAIVLHYFYDFKVFEIAEMLGKPNNTIKMHLHRGRKALRLKLEETMQQPIQQKDVKRMLKEQLFDLAQQYANVPAHYELELEDYHEDGIASFMWKGQSKDEGAFIRLDDKGRLDDFAKTPTKEGTPITEEMKLEIAERLLREQYPEALSYYTLVEQNKKESSTSFKYGQVVSGFPLDGFYCRIEVTDPGEVIYFTYTGYMENPPEMPKELYPTERILNTLYEGDWLLCAESFNKKYESVSESGIYAIYESELLTQAYDAATGKQLFDYGNESKRSYVPFPKVEALQKKYTIEEIVGINEEWEQYEEESMDEAYEELNWRPKGWQDSEGKSYEHYMKSKFENRVKAKVDKRTKRLDSFIWFAEIEGEAKLSEEECLQIAAQFIQTYYADYTPYLHVEMKDEEDIEENRAFFRFVVQKDGFFVENEFFHMNISKKTGGILMFLAPDIAVESIGKFEPKVIKPIKELLPLKGLKVQLEWDKVYGKTEKDEDEMRFIYRIQMTDGAFIKGVNAESGEVIYSVI, from the coding sequence ATGGATCAGTACATACAACAAGCACTTGCTGGCGATGAGATTGCGATCGGGCATTTAACAACGATGCATAAACCTAGATTATTCGCTAAAGCATATACATATATGAAAAATAAGCAGGATGCGGAAGATATTGTGCAAGAAACGTTCATCAAAGCGTTCGGTGCACTGGCTCAGCTGAAGGAACCGAAATATTTTGCGACGTGGCTATACAAAATATTGATTCGTGAAAGCTTTTTTGCGATGAAAAAGAAGGAGCGCACGAAGCTGTTAGAGCTAGAAATCATGGAGCAACTTCAGTTACTAGACCAGGAAAAAAGCGAGGATTACAGCGAGTTACATAACGCAATTGCAAGCCTTAAAAAAGACTACCAAACGGCGATTGTATTGCATTACTTTTATGATTTTAAAGTGTTTGAAATCGCGGAAATGCTAGGGAAGCCAAACAACACGATTAAAATGCATCTGCATCGCGGCAGAAAAGCGCTACGCCTAAAGCTAGAGGAAACGATGCAACAACCAATACAACAAAAGGATGTGAAACGCATGTTAAAAGAGCAGTTATTTGACTTAGCACAGCAATATGCAAATGTGCCTGCGCACTATGAGCTAGAACTTGAAGACTATCATGAGGATGGAATCGCTTCGTTCATGTGGAAAGGGCAAAGTAAGGATGAAGGAGCTTTTATTCGATTAGATGACAAAGGGCGACTTGATGATTTTGCGAAAACCCCGACAAAAGAAGGAACACCGATTACTGAAGAAATGAAGCTTGAAATAGCCGAGCGACTGCTACGTGAACAATACCCGGAAGCACTTTCGTATTATACACTGGTAGAACAAAATAAAAAGGAATCGAGTACAAGCTTTAAGTATGGGCAAGTTGTTAGCGGGTTTCCATTAGACGGTTTTTATTGTCGAATTGAAGTCACCGATCCAGGTGAGGTCATTTATTTCACCTATACAGGCTATATGGAAAATCCTCCAGAAATGCCAAAGGAGCTTTATCCTACGGAGCGTATTTTAAATACATTGTACGAAGGTGACTGGTTACTTTGTGCTGAAAGCTTTAATAAAAAATATGAATCCGTTTCAGAGTCAGGTATATATGCAATCTATGAGTCAGAGCTATTAACGCAGGCCTATGATGCGGCGACAGGAAAACAATTATTTGATTATGGTAATGAGTCAAAGCGAAGCTATGTGCCGTTTCCAAAAGTAGAAGCACTGCAAAAAAAATACACAATTGAAGAAATTGTAGGCATCAATGAGGAATGGGAGCAATATGAAGAAGAAAGCATGGATGAAGCGTATGAAGAGCTCAACTGGCGTCCTAAAGGCTGGCAAGATTCTGAGGGAAAATCATACGAGCATTACATGAAAAGTAAATTTGAAAATCGGGTAAAGGCAAAAGTGGACAAACGTACGAAGCGCTTGGATAGTTTCATTTGGTTCGCTGAAATCGAAGGCGAGGCGAAGCTTTCTGAAGAGGAATGCTTACAAATTGCCGCACAGTTTATTCAAACGTACTATGCGGACTATACACCCTATTTACATGTAGAGATGAAAGATGAAGAGGACATAGAGGAAAACCGCGCCTTTTTCCGATTTGTCGTGCAGAAGGATGGATTTTTCGTTGAAAATGAATTTTTCCATATGAATATTAGTAAAAAAACGGGCGGCATTTTGATGTTTTTAGCACCAGATATAGCGGTTGAATCTATCGGAAAGTTTGAGCCAAAAGTGATTAAGCCTATTAAAGAATTACTGCCACTAAAAGGCTTAAAAGTGCAACTGGAATGGGACAAGGTGTACGGGAAAACAGAGAAGGATGAGGATGAGATGCGTTTTATTTACCGTATTCAAATGACGGACGGTGCTTTTATAAAAGGGGTTAATGCGGAAAGCGGAGAGGTTATTTATAGTGTAATATAA
- a CDS encoding HAD-IIIA family hydrolase: MKRAVFLDRDGVINEVLTDRVKFVNEPNQFYFLPGVEEAIKSLNEYFDYVFVVTNQGGIGLGYMKEKQLHKIHGYMVAELEKKGATIHEVAYCPHKPKAKCECRKPNSKMILDLGEKYKIDLEKSYMVGDTYTDIQAGKKAGTRTVFIGESDPLADAVCPNLKEAAQWIIRDI, from the coding sequence TTGAAAAGGGCAGTTTTTTTAGATCGAGATGGAGTAATAAATGAAGTGCTAACTGATCGAGTGAAATTTGTAAACGAACCGAATCAATTTTATTTTTTACCTGGTGTAGAAGAAGCAATTAAAAGTTTAAATGAGTATTTTGATTATGTATTTGTCGTAACAAATCAAGGTGGAATTGGATTAGGATATATGAAGGAAAAGCAGTTACATAAAATTCATGGCTATATGGTAGCTGAACTGGAGAAAAAGGGAGCAACGATTCATGAGGTTGCCTATTGTCCTCATAAACCAAAGGCTAAGTGTGAATGTAGAAAACCAAATAGCAAAATGATTTTAGATTTAGGAGAAAAATACAAAATTGATCTTGAAAAATCATATATGGTTGGAGATACTTATACGGATATTCAGGCAGGTAAAAAAGCTGGTACAAGAACCGTTTTTATTGGTGAGAGTGATCCATTAGCTGATGCAGTATGTCCAAATTTAAAAGAGGCAGCACAATGGATTATTCGTGATATTTAA
- a CDS encoding DUF4177 domain-containing protein: MENYPLSSNKKCANNFGDTENQLIKEYETRYLSDNGSINNRLTDFINSYAENGFVLHSIIPYLEEGTTKGYTLVFELEVDEDYIIFTKADSYETAFYYAIILALQNP; the protein is encoded by the coding sequence GTGGAAAATTATCCATTGTCAAGCAACAAGAAATGTGCAAATAATTTTGGGGACACAGAAAACCAATTGATAAAAGAATATGAAACAAGATATTTGTCAGATAACGGTAGTATAAACAATCGTTTAACTGATTTTATTAATTCTTATGCAGAAAATGGATTTGTGTTACATTCCATAATTCCTTATCTAGAGGAAGGAACCACCAAAGGATACACATTAGTATTTGAATTAGAAGTTGATGAAGATTATATAATTTTTACAAAAGCCGACTCATATGAGACGGCTTTTTATTATGCAATCATCTTGGCACTTCAGAACCCATAG
- a CDS encoding ABC transporter ATP-binding protein gives MKNISSMEISLFKVYIWAVSFLKPYLMKVSLLIICGVVISVSELIIPKMFGYFIDDVLKNKNINLFVYCLCAIFLVLLLKLIATASKEYLQRYIQENSVRDLQWSVVTKLRNLGASYLEKNSTGTILALVNTEVAALQQLYRRYFPEMIQHILFVSISIYLMIDISIYLSISIIPCISLYYLFGPRIEKKASNIAQKLADSQINLGQKYYESVSLIKELHVFNGFKWDLKNTLKEVGNNTNLYSKRYWYAYLRGSIRRFTYYFGTIILIIFGCYLIGEETITAGEFVSFLLLYLATMHKLTSVITLLTEQKMLMFQASKLYEFTHIEPTITQIEGAIHLNKVEGNINFENVSFSYTPNHPILKNLSFTIKSGEKIAFVGESGSGKSTIAKLMIRFYDCNTGEISIDRNPIHLLSLETIRRSIGIVFQDVYIFGSTIKENILFGNPHVSEEEIIEASKAAHLHDYIMELPDQYNTKVDEKGDTLSGDSNNEWVWQDCF, from the coding sequence ATGAAAAATATAAGCTCAATGGAAATAAGTTTGTTTAAAGTTTATATATGGGCAGTTTCCTTTTTAAAGCCATATTTAATGAAAGTTTCACTATTAATCATTTGCGGGGTAGTTATCTCAGTAAGTGAACTGATCATTCCTAAAATGTTTGGATATTTTATAGATGATGTTTTAAAGAATAAGAATATAAATTTATTTGTCTATTGCTTATGTGCAATTTTTTTAGTATTACTACTAAAATTAATCGCTACAGCATCAAAAGAATATTTGCAACGTTACATTCAAGAAAATAGTGTGAGAGATTTGCAGTGGAGCGTTGTAACAAAATTACGAAATCTTGGGGCCAGTTATCTTGAGAAAAACTCCACAGGAACAATACTTGCGTTAGTAAACACTGAAGTTGCAGCTTTACAACAACTATATAGAAGATATTTCCCTGAAATGATCCAACATATTTTATTTGTTTCTATCTCTATTTACCTAATGATAGATATTAGTATTTATTTAAGTATATCTATAATTCCGTGCATTTCCCTGTATTATTTATTTGGGCCAAGGATTGAAAAGAAAGCTTCTAATATTGCCCAAAAATTAGCGGATAGTCAAATCAATTTAGGACAAAAATATTATGAAAGTGTCTCCCTAATCAAAGAACTGCATGTGTTTAACGGCTTTAAATGGGATTTAAAGAATACATTAAAAGAGGTAGGGAACAATACAAATTTATATTCGAAGCGGTATTGGTATGCCTATTTAAGAGGATCGATTCGACGTTTTACTTATTATTTTGGAACGATTATTCTTATAATATTTGGTTGTTATTTAATAGGTGAAGAAACGATAACAGCGGGGGAATTTGTTTCATTTTTACTCCTATATTTAGCTACGATGCATAAATTAACATCAGTAATTACTCTTTTAACAGAGCAAAAAATGCTTATGTTTCAAGCGAGCAAATTATATGAGTTTACCCATATAGAACCAACAATTACTCAAATAGAAGGTGCGATACATTTAAATAAGGTAGAAGGAAATATCAATTTTGAAAATGTATCCTTTAGTTACACTCCTAATCATCCCATATTAAAAAATTTAAGTTTTACTATTAAGTCTGGTGAAAAAATAGCATTTGTTGGAGAGTCAGGAAGTGGGAAATCTACAATTGCTAAGTTAATGATACGTTTTTATGATTGTAATACTGGGGAAATTTCAATTGATAGAAATCCTATTCACTTACTAAGTTTGGAGACAATAAGAAGATCAATTGGAATTGTCTTTCAAGATGTTTATATTTTTGGTTCTACGATAAAGGAAAATATTTTATTTGGAAATCCACATGTATCTGAAGAAGAAATCATTGAAGCATCAAAAGCTGCACATCTGCATGACTATATTATGGAATTACCGGATCAATATAATACGAAAGTTGATGAAAAAGGGGATACATTATCAGGGGACTCAAACAACGAGTGGGTTTGGCAAGACTGTTTCTAA
- a CDS encoding ABC transporter ATP-binding protein translates to MKNLHWIWSYIKNLKLLYFSSVILLITESISFVYSITLQQYIIDQIIMGSNFGGILKYVLLIAFCYVIFIILFVVNPYIQSKIHGRIKYQLVEQGLSTLYSTPINIIQKERNARYVHFFTNEISIVAKLIGEDISDIIKHFVSTIIICVLFLKASPILFLSILTLSLFYIKTGKKLSNEQKKVSKDIQNKKSSLLIVLEECITSTRDVIANNRGDWEKTRYQNRFIQYFNSVMMEGKLKIKMVFSLESITSIAQIIVIGYGGYLVFKGEMSIGLLVVIYQLTIELLHSFVKVYNLVFSFSGKMASVENISNWFNTKPKQTENTKTIASIESLTMDNISFRYNSGGKFILKNFSLDIPIGKKIALVGFSGSGKSTIGSLLEGLQEVEEGSIKANNINITDISKDIWKAKVGIVFQDPYIFPSTIRDNLLLGYKQITDDQIMSLAEAMCIDDFIQKLPDKYDSSLGERGITISGGEKQRLALVRALIRDPEVLILDESTSALDVNTEKIIHNNLAILRENKTTIIIAHRLSTIKDSDVIFVIDKGKIVEQGCHSELLKNKSLYYELVMNEMKDNNSLMYQ, encoded by the coding sequence ATGAAGAATCTGCATTGGATTTGGTCTTATATTAAAAATCTAAAGCTCCTCTATTTTTCTTCTGTCATTTTATTAATCACTGAATCTATAAGCTTCGTTTATTCAATAACCTTGCAACAATATATTATTGATCAAATCATTATGGGATCAAATTTTGGTGGGATTTTAAAATATGTTCTATTAATTGCTTTTTGTTATGTAATATTCATCATTTTATTTGTTGTGAATCCCTATATTCAAAGTAAAATTCATGGTCGTATTAAATATCAATTAGTTGAGCAAGGCTTATCGACTTTATATAGTACGCCAATCAATATCATTCAGAAAGAAAGAAATGCTCGTTATGTACATTTCTTTACGAATGAAATATCAATTGTTGCAAAATTAATAGGTGAAGATATTTCGGATATTATAAAGCATTTCGTAAGTACCATTATTATTTGTGTATTATTTTTAAAGGCATCTCCTATCCTTTTCTTATCTATCCTGACTTTATCTCTTTTTTATATAAAAACTGGAAAAAAATTATCGAATGAGCAAAAAAAAGTATCGAAAGATATTCAAAATAAAAAATCTTCACTACTAATTGTATTGGAAGAATGTATAACTTCTACGCGTGATGTGATAGCGAATAATCGTGGAGATTGGGAAAAAACGAGATATCAAAACAGATTTATTCAATACTTTAATAGTGTAATGATGGAAGGAAAGCTAAAGATAAAAATGGTGTTTTCATTAGAATCTATCACTTCCATTGCACAGATCATTGTAATTGGTTATGGGGGATACCTTGTATTTAAGGGGGAAATGTCAATTGGATTATTAGTTGTGATTTACCAACTGACAATAGAACTGCTCCACTCATTTGTAAAAGTATACAATTTAGTATTTTCATTTTCAGGCAAGATGGCTTCAGTTGAAAATATTAGCAATTGGTTTAATACAAAACCAAAACAAACAGAGAATACTAAAACGATAGCCTCTATTGAATCATTAACGATGGATAACATCTCTTTTCGTTATAATTCAGGCGGAAAATTTATATTAAAAAATTTTTCTTTAGATATACCAATTGGTAAGAAAATAGCTTTAGTTGGATTTAGTGGTAGTGGAAAATCAACTATTGGAAGTTTACTTGAAGGCTTACAAGAAGTTGAGGAGGGAAGTATAAAGGCAAATAATATCAATATTACTGATATTTCAAAAGATATTTGGAAAGCGAAGGTAGGCATTGTTTTTCAAGATCCATACATATTTCCAAGTACTATAAGAGATAATCTATTATTGGGATATAAACAAATTACTGATGATCAAATAATGAGTTTAGCCGAAGCAATGTGTATCGATGATTTCATTCAAAAATTACCAGATAAGTATGACAGTTCACTAGGAGAGCGTGGAATAACGATTTCAGGCGGTGAAAAACAAAGATTGGCTTTAGTTCGTGCTTTAATTAGGGATCCAGAGGTATTAATTTTAGACGAGTCAACCTCGGCATTAGATGTAAACACAGAAAAAATCATTCATAACAATCTTGCCATACTTAGAGAAAATAAAACGACAATTATTATTGCTCACCGACTCTCTACGATTAAAGATTCAGACGTGATATTTGTTATTGATAAGGGGAAAATTGTAGAACAAGGTTGTCATTCGGAGTTACTAAAAAATAAATCATTATATTATGAATTAGTGATGAATGAGATGAAAGATAATAATTCTTTAATGTATCAGTAA
- a CDS encoding cAMP-binding protein, with protein sequence MGKNVSKANHGKTGAELISEAFGMSKNDSEALLAQASEVQTTDIPLGKDDVYARDSTTTTLNNLQQDNTSAILDRNGPR encoded by the coding sequence ATGGGGAAGAATGTTTCGAAGGCGAATCATGGAAAAACAGGAGCCGAACTAATAAGTGAAGCATTTGGCATGTCAAAAAACGATAGCGAAGCATTATTAGCACAGGCGTCGGAAGTTCAAACTACGGATATTCCTTTAGGGAAAGATGATGTATATGCAAGGGATAGTACTACAACAACTTTGAACAACTTACAACAAGATAATACATCCGCCATTTTAGATCGAAATGGGCCGAGGTAA
- a CDS encoding GIY-YIG nuclease family protein, producing MTKEKKESNKINMPWYFSRWMITLMLLFGLFTFGVTAVIAVILWGGKFIYIKTNKIRLEALEVKNMIAEKATLEADKATLESEKVTLESNKATLEAELVGLNSEKTLLQNDIENSNSIFKAKKNDFVNQIKLEFEDEGKRIVENVLKENEDKMSELQRFTEQYDKLTIENGKLEKSIKSNNTKLLKLNTEYNGIKNLITHFPHAINLEKLSKKLVDLVNNYDEESIMKSLVELDYHAMNSKELRKKINNIKKEIANLLDRYKVRYTTKANKTIYQLMVIGLQAELQNILYTLTYTKHDVALDNAKALIQKYLVITSNGNALIAPTIAKFLTELEPLFLEAIEIEYLYYVKREQEKEEQRLIREQMKQEAADKKELDAQRKKIEAEEAKYTVELQRTSVLLDNETNPDVITQLQHRIAELEQQQNQVAIEKEEILKRANGKAGYVYVISNLGSFGNQVFKVGMTRRMNPQDRVDELGDASVPFKFDVHAMVFSEDAVGLEYRLHQELAAKRLNKVNLRKEFFVTDVKVLKDLVETIDPTAEFKTTLVAQEYYRSLEIANERIIPTSTMTDTDVELEEVDHVTINKFY from the coding sequence ATGACTAAAGAAAAGAAAGAATCCAATAAAATTAATATGCCCTGGTATTTTAGCCGCTGGATGATTACTTTAATGCTTTTATTCGGATTATTTACATTTGGAGTTACAGCAGTTATAGCAGTAATTCTATGGGGAGGTAAATTTATATATATCAAAACCAATAAAATACGGTTGGAGGCACTCGAAGTTAAGAACATGATCGCCGAAAAAGCTACCTTAGAAGCTGATAAAGCCACTTTAGAAAGTGAAAAAGTGACTTTGGAATCTAATAAAGCTACTTTAGAAGCTGAGCTTGTGGGATTAAATTCTGAAAAAACTCTGTTACAAAACGATATTGAAAACAGTAACAGTATATTTAAAGCAAAGAAAAATGATTTTGTTAATCAAATTAAGCTTGAATTCGAAGATGAAGGAAAGCGTATCGTCGAAAATGTTCTAAAGGAAAATGAAGATAAAATGTCTGAATTGCAGAGATTTACGGAGCAATATGACAAGTTAACAATTGAAAATGGAAAATTAGAAAAAAGCATTAAATCAAATAACACTAAATTGTTGAAGTTAAATACTGAATATAATGGTATTAAAAATTTAATTACACATTTTCCTCATGCCATTAACCTTGAAAAGCTTTCTAAAAAACTAGTTGATTTAGTTAACAACTACGATGAAGAAAGCATTATGAAAAGCTTAGTTGAATTAGATTACCATGCAATGAATTCAAAAGAACTAAGAAAGAAAATAAACAACATCAAAAAAGAAATCGCAAATTTATTAGATAGATATAAAGTTCGCTACACAACAAAAGCGAACAAAACCATTTATCAATTAATGGTCATTGGCTTACAGGCCGAGTTACAAAATATCTTATATACCCTTACGTATACAAAGCATGATGTAGCATTAGACAATGCAAAAGCCTTAATTCAAAAATATTTAGTGATTACTTCAAATGGGAATGCGTTAATAGCTCCTACCATTGCAAAGTTCTTAACTGAATTAGAGCCACTGTTCTTAGAAGCAATTGAGATTGAGTACCTTTACTATGTTAAACGTGAGCAAGAGAAAGAAGAACAGCGCTTAATCCGTGAACAAATGAAACAAGAAGCTGCAGATAAAAAAGAGCTTGATGCGCAGCGAAAAAAAATTGAAGCAGAAGAAGCAAAATATACCGTGGAGCTACAAAGAACGAGCGTGCTACTAGATAACGAGACGAATCCAGATGTTATAACTCAATTACAACATCGCATTGCAGAATTAGAGCAACAACAAAATCAAGTTGCAATCGAAAAAGAGGAAATTTTAAAACGTGCGAATGGTAAAGCTGGATATGTCTATGTAATTTCAAACTTAGGTTCGTTCGGAAATCAAGTATTTAAAGTTGGTATGACAAGACGTATGAATCCTCAGGACCGAGTGGATGAGCTAGGAGATGCTTCCGTTCCATTTAAATTTGATGTTCATGCAATGGTGTTCTCTGAAGATGCAGTCGGCTTAGAATATCGTCTGCACCAAGAACTAGCTGCTAAACGCTTAAACAAAGTAAACTTAAGAAAAGAGTTCTTTGTTACAGATGTGAAAGTATTGAAAGATTTAGTCGAAACAATTGACCCTACAGCAGAATTCAAAACAACTTTAGTAGCACAGGAATACTATAGAAGTCTAGAAATCGCGAACGAGCGCATAATTCCAACTTCAACTATGACTGATACAGATGTGGAACTTGAAGAAGTTGATCATGTAACTATTAATAAATTTTATTGA